A genomic segment from Microcella flavibacter encodes:
- the rdgB gene encoding RdgB/HAM1 family non-canonical purine NTP pyrophosphatase, whose translation MRVVVATHNAHKVEELQRILGAEVPGLELVAYDGPAPEEDGDSFAANALIKARAAAEHTGLPAIADDSGISVDALDGAPGIHSAYYSGARDDAANVQHLLAELAALGDGADRTARFSCAAALVDPTVEGEPFETVELGVWPGAVAHAVAGGGGFGYDPVFIPEGLTVTSAEITADEKNAISHRARAFAALAVVLRARAEG comes from the coding sequence ATGAGGGTCGTCGTCGCGACGCACAACGCGCACAAGGTCGAGGAGCTGCAGCGCATCCTCGGCGCCGAAGTCCCCGGGCTAGAGCTCGTCGCGTACGACGGCCCCGCGCCGGAGGAGGACGGCGACTCCTTCGCCGCCAACGCCCTCATCAAGGCCCGCGCGGCCGCGGAGCACACGGGTCTGCCGGCGATCGCGGATGATTCGGGCATCTCGGTCGATGCGCTCGACGGGGCGCCGGGCATCCACTCGGCCTACTACTCGGGCGCGCGCGACGACGCCGCCAACGTGCAGCACCTGCTCGCCGAGCTCGCCGCGCTCGGCGACGGCGCCGACCGCACGGCCCGCTTCAGCTGCGCCGCCGCGCTCGTCGACCCGACCGTCGAGGGGGAGCCGTTCGAGACGGTCGAGCTCGGCGTCTGGCCCGGCGCGGTCGCGCACGCCGTCGCCGGCGGCGGCGGGTTCGGCTACGACCCCGTGTTCATCCCCGAGGGGCTGACCGTCACGAGCGCCGAGATCACCGCGGACGAGAAGAACGCGATCAGCCACCGGGCGCGGGCCTTCGCGGCGCTCGCCGTCGTGCTGCGGGCCCGAGCCGAGGGCTGA
- the rph gene encoding ribonuclease PH encodes MTTIAESAGLRADGRTADQLRPVTIERGWSAQAEGSALITVGGTRVLCTASFTNGVPRWLVGKGRGWVTAEYGMLPRSTNERMDRESVKGRVGGRTHEISRLIGRALRAVIDTKALGENTIKIDCDVLQADGGTRTASITGAYVALADAVEWGRDKGFIGKKATALTDSLAAVSVGIVDGVPMLDLPYEEDSRAETDMNVVVTGSGKFVEVQGTAEAAPFDRAELDALLDLALGGCLSLSHLQREALAR; translated from the coding sequence ATGACCACGATCGCCGAATCCGCCGGCCTGCGCGCCGACGGCCGCACCGCCGACCAGCTGCGCCCCGTCACGATCGAGCGCGGCTGGAGCGCCCAGGCCGAGGGCAGCGCCCTCATCACCGTCGGCGGCACCCGCGTGCTGTGCACGGCGAGCTTCACGAACGGCGTGCCGCGCTGGCTCGTCGGCAAGGGCCGCGGCTGGGTCACCGCCGAGTACGGCATGCTGCCGCGCTCGACGAACGAGCGCATGGACCGCGAGAGCGTCAAGGGCCGCGTCGGCGGCCGCACGCACGAGATCTCGCGCCTCATCGGCCGCGCCCTCCGCGCCGTGATCGACACGAAGGCGCTCGGCGAGAACACGATCAAGATCGACTGCGACGTGCTGCAGGCCGACGGCGGCACCCGCACGGCCTCGATCACGGGCGCCTACGTCGCGCTCGCCGACGCGGTCGAGTGGGGCCGCGACAAGGGCTTCATCGGCAAGAAGGCGACCGCCCTCACCGACTCGCTCGCCGCCGTGAGCGTCGGCATCGTCGACGGCGTGCCCATGCTCGACCTGCCCTACGAGGAGGACAGCCGCGCCGAGACCGACATGAACGTCGTCGTCACCGGGTCGGGAAAGTTCGTCGAGGTGCAGGGCACGGCCGAGGCCGCTCCCTTCGACCGCGCCGAGCTGGATGCCCTGCTCGACCTGGCCCTCGGGGGCTGCCTCTCGCTCAGCCACCTGCAGCGCGAGGCGCTCGCCCGATGA
- the murI gene encoding glutamate racemase: MSSAPIGVFDSGVGGLTVARAIIDQLPREQVLYLGDTANGPYGPRPIAQVREHALAVMDELVDQGVKMLVIACNTASAAMFRDARERFEQGHGIPVVEVIQPAVRQAVRRTRTKRIGVIGTEGTINSRAYADAFVADPGIVLTQAAAPRFVEFVEAGVTSGPELFAAAEQYLAPLIAADIDTLVLGCTHYPLLAGAIQYVVGPEVSLVSSAEQTAYDVYGRLVAHSLLSDRQDAPRHVFEATGSDTDRFRQLAARFLGPEVTRVESFPTGAIPLPKGTP; this comes from the coding sequence GTGAGCAGCGCGCCGATCGGAGTCTTCGACTCCGGCGTCGGCGGCCTCACCGTGGCGCGCGCGATCATCGACCAGCTGCCGCGCGAGCAGGTGCTCTACCTCGGCGACACGGCGAACGGCCCCTACGGCCCCCGCCCGATCGCGCAGGTGCGCGAGCACGCCCTCGCCGTCATGGACGAGCTCGTCGACCAGGGCGTCAAGATGCTCGTCATCGCCTGCAACACCGCGAGCGCCGCCATGTTCCGGGATGCTCGCGAGCGGTTCGAGCAGGGCCACGGCATCCCCGTGGTCGAGGTCATCCAGCCCGCCGTGCGCCAGGCCGTGCGGCGCACGCGCACCAAGCGCATCGGCGTCATCGGCACCGAGGGCACGATCAACTCGCGCGCTTACGCCGACGCCTTCGTCGCGGACCCGGGCATCGTGCTGACCCAGGCGGCCGCGCCGCGCTTCGTCGAGTTCGTCGAGGCGGGCGTCACCTCCGGCCCCGAGCTCTTCGCGGCGGCCGAGCAGTACCTCGCGCCGCTCATCGCCGCCGACATCGACACCCTCGTGCTCGGCTGCACCCACTACCCCCTCCTCGCCGGCGCCATCCAGTACGTCGTCGGCCCGGAGGTCTCGCTCGTCTCGAGCGCCGAGCAGACGGCCTACGACGTGTACGGCCGTCTCGTCGCCCACTCCCTGCTGAGCGATCGGCAGGATGCCCCCCGCCACGTCTTCGAGGCCACGGGCTCCGACACCGACCGCTTCCGGCAGCTCGCCGCGCGGTTCCTCGGGCCCGAGGTCACCCGCGTCGAGTCGTTCCCGACCGGCGCCATCCCCCTCCCGAAAGGCACCCCATGA
- a CDS encoding cryptochrome/photolyase family protein — MTDAPTRWLTAEQLGPHFDDGGRIVLIENHEVFRRRPTHRLKAHLYLSALRHRARELGDRGELVVSGSYRAALEERGLVGGALEVVGATSWAQRRLVEGLGASILPDRGFVTEREEFARWAEGKTPQQLLMDRFYRQVRTRTGILMEGSEPAGGQFSYDHDNRERPPKGALSLGLPEPWAPVEDDIDASVRETLDALEADGVRFLGRDAPRAFPVTRDEALASLDEFLESRLGDFGPYEDASLAGDDTMAHSRLSVALNLGLLHPLEIVSRVVAEHDAGRAPLPSVEGIVRQLIGWRDWVWHLYWHLGEDYVERSNHLQATTPLPEEWWQLDGGAVQARCLSHVLEGVGRTGYAHHIQRLMILGNFALQRGYDPAELTAWFQGAFVDGTPWVMPANVVGMSQFADGGIVATKPYASGGAYIDRMSDFCGGCRFDPKKRLGESACPFTAGYWAFLDRVEPVIRGNHRMAQPLAGLRRLADREEVVAQERARTAY, encoded by the coding sequence ATGACCGACGCCCCCACCCGCTGGCTCACCGCCGAGCAGCTCGGCCCGCACTTCGACGACGGCGGGCGCATCGTGCTCATCGAGAACCACGAGGTCTTCCGGCGCCGCCCGACCCACCGGCTCAAGGCGCACCTGTACCTCAGCGCCCTGCGGCATCGGGCGCGCGAGCTGGGCGACCGCGGCGAGCTCGTCGTGAGCGGCTCCTACCGGGCGGCGCTCGAGGAGCGCGGCCTCGTGGGCGGCGCGCTCGAGGTGGTCGGGGCGACCTCGTGGGCGCAGCGCCGGCTCGTCGAGGGGCTCGGGGCGAGCATCCTGCCCGATCGGGGCTTCGTCACCGAGCGCGAGGAGTTCGCCCGCTGGGCCGAGGGCAAGACACCGCAGCAGCTGCTCATGGACCGCTTCTACCGGCAGGTGCGCACCCGCACGGGCATCCTCATGGAGGGCTCCGAGCCCGCCGGCGGCCAGTTCTCGTACGACCACGACAACCGCGAGCGGCCGCCGAAGGGCGCCCTGAGCCTGGGCCTGCCCGAGCCGTGGGCGCCCGTCGAGGACGACATCGACGCGAGCGTGCGCGAGACCCTCGACGCGCTCGAGGCCGACGGCGTGCGGTTCCTGGGGCGGGATGCCCCGCGCGCCTTCCCCGTGACGCGCGACGAGGCCCTCGCCTCCCTCGACGAGTTCCTCGAGTCGAGGCTCGGCGACTTCGGGCCCTACGAGGATGCCTCGCTGGCCGGCGACGACACGATGGCGCACAGCCGCCTCAGTGTGGCCCTCAACCTCGGACTGCTGCACCCGCTCGAGATCGTCTCCCGCGTCGTCGCGGAGCACGACGCGGGCCGCGCCCCGCTGCCGAGCGTCGAGGGCATCGTGCGGCAGCTCATCGGCTGGCGCGACTGGGTCTGGCACCTGTACTGGCACCTGGGCGAGGACTACGTCGAGCGCAGCAACCACCTGCAGGCGACGACGCCCCTGCCGGAGGAGTGGTGGCAGCTCGACGGCGGGGCCGTGCAGGCGCGGTGCCTCAGCCACGTGCTCGAGGGCGTCGGCCGCACCGGCTACGCGCACCACATCCAGCGCCTCATGATCCTCGGCAACTTCGCCCTGCAGCGCGGCTACGACCCCGCCGAGCTGACCGCGTGGTTCCAGGGCGCCTTCGTCGACGGCACCCCCTGGGTCATGCCCGCGAACGTCGTCGGCATGAGCCAGTTCGCCGACGGCGGCATCGTGGCGACGAAGCCGTACGCCTCGGGCGGGGCCTACATCGACCGGATGAGCGACTTCTGCGGCGGCTGCCGCTTCGATCCGAAGAAGCGGCTCGGCGAGAGCGCCTGCCCGTTCACGGCGGGCTACTGGGCGTTCCTCGACCGGGTCGAGCCGGTCATCCGGGGCAATCACCGCATGGCGCAGCCGCTCGCGGGCCTGCGCCGCCTCGCCGACCGCGAGGAGGTCGTCGCGCAGGAGCGCGCCCGCACCGCCTACTGA
- a CDS encoding nicotinate phosphoribosyltransferase: MIEAALRSGRAHRECVFEVFGRRLPGDRRYGVLAGTGRVLEAISRFRFGRAELDWLADERVVDDATLAWLADYRFTGSIEGYREGELYFPGSPLMTVRGSFAEAVVLETVVLSILNADTAVATAAARMVSAADGRSVAEMGSRRTGEASAVSAARAAYIAGFGATSNLEAGRRWGIPTMGTAAHAFTLLHDSEEEAFRAQVDSLGPGTTLLVDTYDVRRGVETAVRVAGTGLGAVRLDSGDLPTLVRQVRARLDELGATSTRITVTNDLDEHAIAALSGAPVDSFGVGTAVVTGAGSPAAGFVYKLVARREAGSDGEWTPVAKASSGKVGRGGAKRGERLIGPDGIARAEHVVVDDDRDGMPEAGRTGIEPRGLTVPLMVDGEAEPSALGAAGVRAAREHRAAAIAELPPEAFRLARGEPCLPTVYR; encoded by the coding sequence ATGATCGAGGCGGCCCTGCGCTCGGGCCGCGCGCACCGCGAGTGCGTCTTCGAGGTGTTCGGGCGCCGCCTGCCCGGCGACCGGCGCTACGGCGTGCTCGCCGGCACGGGGCGGGTGCTCGAGGCGATCAGCCGGTTCCGCTTCGGGCGGGCCGAGCTCGACTGGCTCGCCGACGAGCGCGTCGTCGACGATGCGACCCTCGCCTGGCTGGCCGACTACCGCTTCACCGGCTCGATCGAGGGGTACCGCGAGGGCGAGCTGTACTTCCCCGGCTCGCCGCTCATGACCGTGCGCGGCTCGTTCGCCGAGGCGGTCGTGCTCGAGACGGTCGTGCTGAGCATCCTCAACGCCGACACGGCCGTCGCGACCGCGGCCGCCCGCATGGTCTCGGCCGCCGACGGTCGCAGCGTCGCCGAGATGGGCTCGCGCCGCACGGGCGAGGCGAGCGCGGTCTCGGCCGCCCGCGCCGCCTACATCGCCGGCTTCGGCGCCACCTCGAACCTCGAGGCGGGGCGGCGCTGGGGCATCCCGACGATGGGCACGGCCGCGCACGCCTTCACCCTGCTGCACGACTCGGAGGAGGAGGCGTTCCGCGCCCAGGTCGACTCGCTCGGCCCGGGCACGACCCTGCTCGTCGACACCTACGACGTGCGCCGCGGCGTCGAGACGGCCGTGCGCGTCGCCGGCACCGGGCTCGGAGCGGTGCGCCTCGACTCGGGCGATCTGCCGACCCTCGTGCGGCAGGTGCGCGCGCGGCTGGACGAGCTCGGCGCGACGAGCACCCGCATCACCGTCACGAACGACCTCGACGAGCACGCGATCGCGGCGCTCAGCGGCGCCCCCGTCGACTCGTTCGGGGTCGGCACCGCCGTCGTCACCGGAGCGGGCTCGCCCGCGGCCGGCTTCGTCTACAAGCTCGTCGCGCGCCGCGAGGCGGGATCGGACGGCGAGTGGACGCCCGTCGCCAAGGCCTCGAGCGGCAAGGTCGGCCGCGGCGGCGCGAAGCGCGGAGAGCGCCTCATCGGCCCCGACGGCATCGCGCGAGCCGAGCACGTCGTCGTCGACGACGACCGCGACGGGATGCCCGAGGCGGGCCGCACCGGCATCGAGCCGCGCGGCCTCACCGTGCCGCTCATGGTCGACGGAGAGGCCGAGCCCTCCGCGCTCGGCGCCGCGGGCGTGCGCGCGGCGCGGGAGCACCGCGCGGCGGCGATCGCCGAGCTGCCGCCCGAGGCCTTCCGGCTCGCGCGCGGCGAGCCCTGTCTGCCGACGGTCTACCGGTAG
- a CDS encoding lipoprotein: MKKTLITLAMIGMLALSGCGNTGAQTGPYTENPSSNPDERPSDSDETDENLDEEGDTDQDNEDDAEDENDTDTDDQ, encoded by the coding sequence ATGAAGAAGACGCTCATCACCCTCGCCATGATCGGGATGCTCGCCCTCAGCGGCTGCGGCAACACGGGCGCGCAGACCGGCCCCTACACGGAGAATCCCTCGTCGAACCCCGACGAGCGGCCCTCGGACAGCGACGAGACGGACGAGAACCTCGACGAGGAAGGCGACACCGACCAGGACAACGAGGACGATGCCGAGGACGAGAACGACACCGACACCGACGACCAGTAG
- a CDS encoding TIGR03885 family FMN-dependent LLM class oxidoreductase, producing MPTIGFHASHEQVEPRALLEAVALAQEIGFTEAMGSDHFAPWSEEQGESAFSFAWMGAALERARGMRIGQVHAPGQRIHPAISAQAIATLEAMNPGRYWVALGSGENLNERITGEPWPAKPVRNARLRECVHVIRALLAGEEVDHHGLVRVDRARLWTRPATPPPLYATAVSPETAAWAAEWADGLVTVNQPGDALRRVSDAYRDAGGRGPVHVQVHVAWAETEERALQEAFEQWRTNVFPPPLCWDLDSPRAFALAAAHVRPDDVRDSVVVSDSPAAIVDAIGGMLDQGFDGAYVHHVPVEQRAFLERVAPSILAAFSDSARVPA from the coding sequence ATGCCCACCATCGGGTTCCACGCATCGCACGAGCAGGTCGAGCCGCGAGCGCTGCTCGAAGCCGTCGCGCTCGCCCAGGAGATCGGCTTCACCGAGGCGATGGGCAGCGACCACTTCGCGCCGTGGAGCGAGGAGCAGGGCGAGTCGGCCTTCTCGTTCGCCTGGATGGGCGCGGCCCTCGAACGGGCGCGCGGGATGCGCATCGGCCAGGTGCACGCCCCCGGCCAGCGCATCCACCCCGCCATCAGCGCCCAGGCGATCGCGACGCTCGAGGCGATGAATCCCGGCCGGTACTGGGTGGCGCTCGGCAGCGGCGAGAACCTCAACGAGCGCATCACCGGCGAGCCGTGGCCGGCGAAGCCCGTGCGCAACGCGCGGCTGCGCGAGTGCGTCCACGTCATCCGCGCGCTGCTCGCCGGCGAGGAGGTCGACCACCACGGCCTCGTGCGCGTCGACCGCGCCCGCCTCTGGACCCGCCCCGCGACGCCGCCGCCGCTCTACGCGACCGCGGTGAGCCCCGAGACCGCGGCCTGGGCGGCCGAGTGGGCCGACGGCCTCGTCACCGTCAACCAGCCCGGCGACGCGCTGCGCCGGGTCTCCGACGCCTACCGCGACGCCGGCGGGCGCGGGCCCGTCCACGTGCAGGTGCACGTCGCCTGGGCCGAGACGGAGGAGCGCGCCCTGCAGGAGGCCTTCGAGCAGTGGCGCACCAACGTGTTCCCCCCTCCCCTGTGCTGGGATCTCGACTCGCCGCGCGCCTTCGCGCTCGCCGCGGCGCACGTGCGGCCCGACGACGTGCGCGACTCGGTCGTCGTGAGCGACAGCCCCGCCGCGATCGTCGACGCCATCGGCGGGATGCTCGACCAGGGCTTCGACGGCGCCTACGTGCACCACGTGCCGGTCGAGCAGCGCGCGTTCCTGGAGCGGGTCGCGCCGAGCATCCTCGCCGCCTTCTCGGATTCGGCGCGGGTGCCCGCATGA
- a CDS encoding chromosome segregation SMC family protein has translation MHLKSLTLKGFKSFAQPTTFQFETGVTCVVGPNGSGKSNVVDALAWVMGEQGVKTLRGGTMSDVIFAGTATRGPLGRAEVQLTIDNSDGALPIEYSEVTISRTLFRNGGSEYAINGSSCRLLDVQELLSDSGLGREMHVIVGQGRLDSVLHASPEERRGFIEEAAGILKHRRRKEKTVRKLEAMQSNLTRLSDLAGEIRRQLTPLGRQAEIAREAQTIAAIVRDARSRLLADEVVALRTALADHHRTESERTSERLVVQSQLDQARLRVQRIEAQMVGDAVDRARGTAFALEKVQDRLRSLSTLTQQKLTLLSQQSELPGMQSTVTQAMVDEARAGAERLTAGVAEAERAVGEAAARTATARASLDSLDEEIAAQSALVSQHDLELAGLASRVEVARSTLAAARGEQLRQQNALEAALARQESTRAELAALPALEQAEGADAELDEALRAADERVAAIQGRLDGERDALHGLERERDALAARVSALSQAVDSGDGALGLLGSSGVRGLVSDHVQVTPGFEAAVAAALGSLAEAVLVDDADAGFAALDRARAAEAGRVEVVLAELGGATTAAAAPAVPGLTAAASVVTAPAGVLALLTRTLIADDLAAARAAWPAIEGLGDEAGTVTVVTREGEVLTRTVLRGGSGAGRSRLELTAERDAAAERLADVATGIERARFALDASRAELAEAKALATAALAAVRDHDAQRAARSEQLSRARAQAEAAEAEAERLAGAGERAADVVREAEGGVERAVAAHDDFAARPRPMLDASARDGLVVELDAVRAAETEHRIALETARERVRAAREGALQLERRREAERSAAEEAARRAVLRQRQVERARTVAESLPAVLNAVDRSVAEARVELHRAESERATQNEELVELRRSEAQLRERLHAITENVHGLELQIYEKKLHLSQLLERAAGELGLDEDVLVAEYGPESPVPDDDALTAAARAVADAVAAEAASRVDPDPDAPLPDVTSDEESARVAELVAQSAPQAARDAEGGSEGEGMPAAEPVVAGKPFVRAEQQARLAKAERKLSQLGRVNPLALEEFAALEQRHKFLSEQLTDLADTRRDLLTIIDELDETMQHIFAAAFADTKDAFDRVFPVLFPGGTGQLLLTDPENMLTTGIEVTVKPAGKKIERLSLLSGGERSLAAVALLIAIFKARPSPFYIMDEVEAALDDANLGRLLTIFRDLRETSQLIIITHQKRTMEIADALYGVSMRKDGVSAVVGQRVRAPEPEAVAG, from the coding sequence GTGCACCTGAAGAGCCTGACGCTCAAGGGCTTCAAGTCGTTCGCGCAGCCGACCACGTTCCAGTTCGAGACCGGGGTCACCTGCGTCGTCGGGCCCAACGGCTCGGGCAAGTCGAACGTCGTCGACGCGCTCGCCTGGGTGATGGGCGAGCAGGGCGTCAAGACCCTGCGCGGCGGCACGATGAGCGACGTCATCTTCGCGGGCACGGCGACGCGCGGCCCGCTCGGCCGCGCCGAGGTGCAGCTGACGATCGACAACAGCGACGGCGCCCTGCCGATCGAGTACAGCGAGGTGACGATCTCGCGCACGCTGTTCCGCAACGGCGGCAGCGAGTACGCGATCAACGGCTCCTCGTGCCGGCTGCTCGACGTGCAGGAGCTGCTGAGCGACTCCGGCCTCGGGCGCGAGATGCACGTCATCGTCGGGCAGGGCCGGCTCGACTCGGTGCTGCACGCGAGCCCTGAGGAGCGCCGCGGCTTCATCGAGGAGGCGGCGGGCATCCTGAAGCACCGTCGTCGCAAGGAGAAGACGGTGCGCAAGCTCGAGGCCATGCAGTCGAACCTGACGCGGCTGAGCGACCTCGCCGGCGAGATCCGGCGGCAGCTGACCCCGCTGGGGCGCCAGGCCGAGATCGCGCGCGAGGCGCAGACGATCGCCGCGATCGTGCGGGATGCCCGTTCCCGCCTGCTGGCCGACGAGGTCGTCGCCCTGCGCACCGCCCTCGCCGACCACCACCGCACCGAGAGCGAGCGCACGAGCGAGCGCCTCGTCGTGCAGAGCCAGCTCGACCAGGCGCGGCTGCGGGTGCAGCGCATCGAGGCGCAGATGGTCGGCGACGCCGTCGACCGCGCGCGCGGCACGGCCTTCGCGCTCGAGAAGGTGCAGGACCGCCTGCGCTCGCTGAGCACCCTCACGCAGCAGAAGCTCACCCTGCTGAGCCAGCAGTCGGAGCTGCCCGGCATGCAGTCGACGGTGACGCAGGCGATGGTCGACGAGGCGCGCGCCGGGGCCGAGCGGCTCACCGCCGGGGTCGCCGAGGCCGAGCGCGCCGTCGGCGAGGCCGCGGCCCGCACCGCGACCGCGCGGGCCTCCCTCGACTCGCTCGACGAGGAGATCGCGGCGCAGTCGGCCCTCGTCTCGCAGCACGACCTCGAGCTCGCCGGCCTCGCCAGTCGTGTGGAGGTCGCCCGCTCGACGCTCGCCGCCGCCCGCGGCGAGCAGCTGCGCCAGCAGAACGCGCTCGAGGCCGCGCTCGCCCGCCAGGAGTCGACGCGCGCCGAGCTCGCCGCCCTGCCCGCGCTCGAGCAGGCCGAGGGCGCCGACGCCGAGCTCGACGAGGCCCTGCGCGCGGCCGACGAGCGGGTCGCCGCCATCCAGGGCCGCCTCGACGGCGAGCGGGATGCCCTGCACGGCCTCGAGCGCGAGCGCGACGCCCTCGCCGCCCGCGTCAGCGCGCTCTCGCAGGCCGTCGACTCGGGCGACGGCGCCCTCGGCCTGCTCGGCTCGAGCGGCGTGCGCGGACTCGTCTCCGACCACGTGCAGGTCACCCCGGGCTTCGAGGCGGCCGTCGCCGCCGCCCTCGGGAGCCTCGCCGAGGCCGTGCTCGTGGACGACGCCGACGCCGGGTTCGCCGCGCTCGACCGGGCCCGCGCGGCCGAGGCCGGTCGCGTCGAGGTGGTGCTCGCCGAGCTGGGCGGCGCGACGACCGCTGCCGCCGCGCCCGCCGTGCCCGGCCTCACCGCGGCGGCGAGCGTCGTCACCGCCCCCGCGGGCGTGCTCGCCCTGCTCACCCGCACGCTCATCGCGGACGACCTCGCCGCCGCCCGCGCCGCCTGGCCGGCGATCGAGGGCCTCGGGGACGAGGCCGGCACCGTGACGGTCGTCACCCGCGAGGGCGAGGTGCTCACCCGCACCGTGCTGCGCGGCGGCTCGGGCGCCGGCCGCAGCCGGCTCGAGCTGACCGCCGAGCGCGACGCCGCCGCCGAGCGCCTCGCCGACGTCGCCACGGGCATCGAGCGGGCCCGCTTCGCGCTCGACGCCTCGCGCGCCGAGCTCGCCGAGGCGAAGGCGCTCGCGACCGCGGCGCTCGCCGCCGTGCGCGACCACGACGCCCAGCGGGCCGCCCGCAGCGAGCAGCTGAGCCGCGCCCGCGCGCAGGCCGAGGCCGCCGAGGCCGAGGCCGAGCGCCTCGCCGGAGCGGGGGAGCGCGCCGCCGACGTCGTGCGCGAGGCGGAGGGCGGCGTCGAGCGCGCCGTGGCCGCCCACGACGACTTCGCCGCCCGCCCGCGTCCCATGCTCGACGCGAGCGCCCGCGACGGCCTCGTCGTCGAGCTCGACGCCGTGCGCGCCGCCGAGACCGAGCACCGCATCGCCCTCGAGACCGCGCGCGAGCGGGTGCGCGCCGCCCGCGAGGGCGCCCTGCAGCTCGAGCGCCGCCGCGAGGCCGAGCGCTCCGCCGCCGAGGAGGCCGCCCGCCGCGCCGTGCTGCGCCAGCGCCAGGTCGAGCGCGCCCGCACCGTCGCCGAGTCGCTGCCCGCCGTGCTGAACGCCGTCGACCGCTCCGTCGCCGAGGCCCGGGTCGAGCTGCACCGCGCCGAGTCCGAGCGCGCCACCCAGAACGAGGAGCTCGTCGAGCTGCGCCGCAGCGAGGCGCAGCTGCGCGAGCGCCTGCACGCCATCACCGAGAACGTGCACGGCCTCGAGCTGCAGATCTACGAGAAGAAGCTGCACCTCTCGCAGCTGCTCGAGCGCGCGGCCGGCGAGCTCGGCCTCGACGAGGACGTCCTGGTCGCCGAGTACGGCCCCGAGTCGCCCGTTCCCGACGACGACGCGCTGACCGCCGCCGCGCGGGCCGTGGCCGACGCCGTGGCCGCGGAAGCAGCATCCCGCGTCGACCCCGACCCCGACGCACCGCTGCCCGACGTCACGAGCGATGAGGAGTCGGCGCGGGTCGCCGAGCTCGTCGCGCAGTCGGCCCCGCAGGCGGCGCGAGATGCCGAGGGCGGCTCAGAGGGCGAGGGGATGCCCGCGGCCGAGCCCGTCGTGGCCGGCAAGCCCTTCGTGCGCGCCGAGCAGCAGGCCCGGCTGGCGAAGGCCGAGCGCAAGCTCAGCCAGCTCGGCCGCGTGAACCCGCTCGCGCTCGAGGAGTTCGCCGCGCTCGAGCAGCGCCACAAATTCCTCAGCGAGCAGCTGACCGACCTCGCCGACACCCGCCGCGACCTGCTGACGATCATCGATGAGCTCGACGAGACGATGCAGCACATCTTCGCCGCGGCCTTCGCCGACACGAAGGACGCCTTCGACCGCGTGTTCCCGGTGCTGTTCCCCGGCGGGACGGGTCAGCTGCTGCTCACCGACCCCGAGAACATGCTCACCACGGGCATCGAGGTGACGGTGAAGCCCGCCGGCAAGAAGATCGAGCGGCTGAGCCTGCTCTCGGGCGGCGAGCGCTCGCTCGCGGCCGTGGCGCTGCTCATCGCCATCTTCAAGGCCCGGCCGAGCCCGTTCTACATCATGGACGAGGTGGAGGCGGCGCTCGACGACGCGAACCTCGGCCGGCTGCTGACGATCTTCCGCGACCTGCGCGAGACGAGCCAGCTCATCATCATCACGCACCAGAAGCGCACGATGGAGATCGCCGACGCGCTCTACGGCGTGAGCATGCGGAAGGACGGCGTGAGCGCCGTCGTCGGCCAGCGGGTGCGGGCGCCCGAGCCGGAGGCCGTCGCGGGCTGA